Proteins co-encoded in one Christiangramia fulva genomic window:
- a CDS encoding TPR end-of-group domain-containing protein has product MNFKNYFDELKRRNVFKAALAYVVVSWIIIQVASIVFPAFNASKAAIRTILIILIIGFPVWLVFAWVYEVTPEGLKKTEKVDRKESITSQTSNKFNKLILGALAIAIILLGVDVYGIYLHKDEPQAANTENVAPAKAEDNKPAETLDKSIAVLAFDDMSPKKDQEYFSDGISEEILNYLAKNPDLEVISRTSSFYFKDKEATTKEIGQKLHVNYLLEGSVRKAGDMVRITAQLINISTGNHIWSETYDRKLDDIFKIQDDIAAAVSKKLEASLLGEKTKEVNTDAFTLYLQARHLWEQSTNESLENALDLLKKANRIDSNYAPIWELMSEIYYSQGFRSPILAKEKAYELGFNAARKTVKIDPQYAMGYLELARWNMTQFDFEKAKMNAEKAIEIAPDNPEVLRDKGMMTFDSVSEMIRNDKKALKLDPLLYSLHRTLSVDNYWYGNYEEALKEMNIYMEYQPGTTATSSFKTMILLNLDKTEEAMEEINKEPDPFWKEYNKVKVLFQSGKKKDAFNLLNEFINAYPNETVNIADIYAFMGDREKTFEWLQKALEIKDPTLTEAVYYPTFKKFHDDPRWQQLLEEMGVPEENGIPGYKKS; this is encoded by the coding sequence GTGAACTTTAAAAATTATTTCGATGAGCTAAAACGCCGAAACGTATTTAAGGCGGCTTTGGCCTATGTAGTGGTTTCGTGGATCATCATCCAGGTAGCTTCCATTGTTTTTCCTGCTTTCAATGCTTCAAAAGCAGCGATAAGAACTATTCTCATAATTCTTATAATAGGTTTTCCCGTCTGGCTGGTTTTTGCCTGGGTTTATGAAGTAACCCCGGAAGGTTTAAAAAAGACTGAGAAAGTAGATCGGAAAGAATCCATTACATCTCAAACCAGTAACAAATTCAATAAACTTATCCTGGGAGCATTAGCTATTGCCATTATTCTTCTGGGGGTAGATGTGTATGGTATTTATTTGCATAAAGATGAACCTCAAGCTGCAAATACAGAAAATGTGGCTCCCGCAAAAGCTGAAGATAATAAACCGGCAGAAACACTGGACAAGTCCATCGCTGTCCTGGCTTTTGACGATATGAGCCCTAAGAAAGACCAGGAATATTTTTCTGATGGCATCAGCGAGGAAATTCTGAATTACCTGGCAAAGAACCCCGATCTGGAAGTGATTAGCCGCACTTCTTCTTTTTATTTTAAAGATAAGGAAGCGACCACTAAAGAGATCGGGCAGAAGCTGCATGTAAATTACCTGCTGGAAGGCAGTGTGCGCAAGGCAGGTGATATGGTACGCATCACTGCTCAGCTCATCAATATTTCCACAGGTAACCATATTTGGTCTGAGACCTATGACCGCAAGCTGGATGATATTTTTAAGATCCAGGACGATATCGCTGCGGCGGTAAGTAAAAAGCTGGAAGCTAGTTTGCTTGGTGAGAAAACTAAAGAAGTGAATACCGATGCCTTTACCTTATACCTTCAGGCCAGACATCTGTGGGAACAATCGACCAATGAGTCATTAGAAAATGCTTTGGACTTACTGAAAAAAGCAAACAGGATTGATTCAAATTATGCCCCAATTTGGGAGCTTATGAGTGAAATTTACTATTCTCAAGGATTCCGTTCCCCAATTTTAGCAAAAGAGAAAGCGTATGAATTAGGATTTAATGCAGCCAGAAAAACCGTGAAAATTGATCCTCAATATGCCATGGGATACCTGGAACTGGCAAGATGGAATATGACTCAATTTGATTTTGAAAAAGCCAAAATGAATGCCGAAAAAGCGATCGAAATTGCACCTGACAATCCTGAGGTTCTAAGGGATAAAGGGATGATGACTTTTGACTCCGTTTCAGAAATGATTAGGAATGATAAAAAAGCTTTAAAACTTGATCCTCTCTTATATTCTTTACATCGAACCTTAAGTGTTGATAATTATTGGTATGGGAACTATGAAGAAGCGTTGAAAGAGATGAATATTTATATGGAATATCAACCAGGTACAACGGCTACTAGTAGTTTTAAAACGATGATTCTTCTGAATTTGGATAAAACAGAAGAAGCTATGGAAGAAATAAATAAAGAACCGGATCCTTTTTGGAAAGAGTATAATAAAGTTAAAGTGCTATTTCAGTCAGGTAAAAAGAAAGATGCCTTTAATCTTCTAAATGAATTTATAAATGCTTATCCCAATGAAACCGTAAATATTGCCGATATCTATGCCTTTATGGGTGATCGTGAAAAGACTTTCGAATGGTTGCAGAAAGCATTAGAGATAAAAGATCCAACGCTCACAGAAGCTGTGTATTACCCTACATTTAAAAAATTCCATGATGATCCTCGCTGGCAGCAACTATTGGAGGAGATGGGCGTGCCAGAGGAGAATGGCATTCCCGGTTATAAGAAATCATAA
- a CDS encoding TPR end-of-group domain-containing protein, which translates to MDFKNYFKELKRRNVFKAAIAYLVVSWIVIQVISILFPLFKIPGAFQKGIVIILAVGFPVWLIFAWIYELTPDGLKKTEKVAQERSITHETSNKFNKIIIGALVVAIILLGANLYSNYTKNDEKPQANVTANNNSETTDKEEKSIAVLAFDDMSPKKDQEYFSDGISEEILNYLAKNPDLEVISRTSSFYFKDKEATTKEIGQKLHVNYLLEGSVRKAGDMVRITAQLINISTGIHIWSETYDRKLDDIFKIQDDIAAAVSKKLEASLLGEKISETNTKAYTLYLQAKHLYNLRTEESMKKALELLKQATNIDSKYAPSWALMSGIYRFLGYNASALPHEKAYELGTKAAKKAIEIDPSYAKGYMGLANFNLAQFDFKKAKQNTEKALQLAPNDPVVLSRSGMMTFSSILKMIENTKKSMKLDPLYYPNYYNLGLLYYWEGNNQKALEYFDQYEEYQPGAMGLNYLKTLALLAEGRTQEALATIEKEPYPFFKAYGKIKSLYQAGKKEEASALFKDLRKNYPKEAANIADIYAFMGNREKTFEWLEKAVKIKDPTITEAVYYPTFNKFHDDPRWQQLLEEMGVPEDNGIPGYKN; encoded by the coding sequence ATGGATTTTAAAAATTATTTTAAGGAGTTAAAGCGAAGAAACGTGTTTAAGGCGGCGATAGCTTATTTAGTGGTAAGCTGGATCGTTATTCAGGTGATCTCCATCCTTTTTCCATTGTTCAAAATTCCTGGGGCATTTCAAAAGGGAATCGTGATCATCCTGGCGGTTGGCTTTCCTGTCTGGCTCATCTTTGCCTGGATCTATGAACTCACTCCCGATGGATTAAAAAAAACCGAAAAGGTAGCACAGGAGAGATCCATCACTCACGAGACCAGCAATAAATTCAATAAAATTATCATTGGTGCTTTGGTAGTGGCTATTATTCTGCTCGGAGCGAACCTATACAGCAATTACACTAAAAATGACGAGAAACCTCAGGCGAATGTCACCGCGAATAACAATTCGGAAACAACCGATAAAGAAGAAAAATCCATCGCCGTACTGGCTTTTGACGACATGAGCCCTAAAAAAGACCAGGAATATTTTTCTGACGGTATCAGCGAGGAAATTCTGAACTACCTGGCAAAGAACCCCGATCTGGAAGTGATCAGCCGTACTTCTTCTTTTTATTTTAAAGATAAGGAAGCGACCACCAAAGAGATCGGGCAGAAGCTGCATGTAAATTACCTGCTGGAAGGCAGTGTGCGCAAGGCAGGCGATATGGTACGGATCACTGCTCAGCTCATCAATATTTCTACAGGTATCCATATCTGGTCTGAGACCTATGACCGCAAGCTCGATGATATCTTTAAGATCCAGGACGATATCGCTGCGGCGGTAAGCAAAAAACTGGAGGCGAGCCTGCTGGGAGAAAAGATCAGTGAAACCAATACCAAAGCTTATACCCTGTACCTGCAGGCAAAACATTTGTATAATCTGCGTACGGAAGAATCAATGAAAAAGGCCCTGGAACTTTTAAAACAGGCGACTAACATCGACTCTAAATATGCACCATCCTGGGCTCTAATGAGCGGGATTTATAGGTTTTTAGGATATAATGCAAGCGCTCTCCCTCATGAAAAAGCTTATGAATTAGGGACCAAAGCTGCGAAAAAGGCGATAGAAATAGATCCTTCATATGCCAAAGGGTATATGGGATTGGCAAATTTCAATCTGGCGCAATTCGACTTTAAAAAAGCCAAACAAAATACAGAAAAGGCACTGCAACTAGCACCCAATGATCCTGTTGTATTATCACGTTCAGGAATGATGACCTTCTCCTCAATTCTAAAAATGATTGAGAACACTAAAAAAAGCATGAAACTGGATCCGCTTTATTATCCTAATTATTATAATCTCGGGCTCCTCTATTACTGGGAAGGCAACAATCAAAAAGCCCTGGAGTATTTCGATCAATACGAGGAGTACCAGCCAGGAGCTATGGGCTTAAATTATTTAAAAACATTGGCTTTACTGGCCGAAGGTCGTACTCAGGAAGCCCTGGCTACCATTGAAAAGGAACCATATCCATTTTTTAAAGCTTACGGGAAGATCAAATCTCTTTATCAGGCGGGTAAAAAAGAGGAAGCTTCAGCGCTTTTTAAAGATTTGAGAAAGAATTATCCAAAAGAAGCAGCCAATATTGCCGACATCTATGCCTTTATGGGTAATCGGGAAAAAACTTTTGAATGGCTAGAAAAGGCTGTAAAAATTAAAGATCCTACTATAACGGAAGCTGTATATTACCCCACCTTTAATAAATTTCATGACGATCCTCGCTGGCAGCAACTATTGGAGGAGATGGGCGTCCCGGAGGACAATGGGATTCCAGGTTATAAAAATTAG
- a CDS encoding Lrp/AsnC family transcriptional regulator gives MKIDDLNWSILEYLQENARISFSEIGRKIGLTSPAVAERVKKMEDAGIITAYRTRVSQKEAGYQLKAIITLRAFTGRLKAFLETVRSYKEVVNCYRITGNENIIMEVILKDQAHLEKLIDKLITYGETRTHIVLSNVLEDQPVRKGIF, from the coding sequence ATGAAAATAGACGATTTGAACTGGTCGATCCTGGAATACCTTCAGGAAAATGCGCGGATTTCCTTTTCCGAAATTGGCCGAAAAATAGGTCTCACTTCTCCGGCCGTAGCCGAAAGGGTAAAAAAAATGGAAGATGCCGGCATTATTACTGCTTACCGTACGCGGGTTTCCCAAAAAGAAGCCGGTTATCAATTAAAGGCAATAATTACGCTTCGCGCGTTTACGGGTAGGTTAAAAGCTTTTCTCGAAACAGTGCGTTCTTATAAAGAAGTGGTGAATTGTTACCGAATAACCGGTAATGAGAATATTATCATGGAGGTCATTTTAAAAGATCAGGCTCACCTCGAAAAACTCATCGACAAATTGATCACTTATGGCGAGACCAGAACCCATATTGTGCTTTCTAATGTCCTGGAAGATCAGCCGGTAAGGAAAGGAATTTTTTAG
- a CDS encoding DUF1328 domain-containing protein, protein MKRKTLVFFALALITGLIGFSGISFTGIKLLRVMCLIFADLMIVSLMAKALFPDNPKLKHQRVEKD, encoded by the coding sequence ATGAAGAGGAAAACCTTAGTATTTTTTGCACTTGCATTGATAACAGGCTTGATTGGATTTTCAGGAATTTCCTTTACCGGAATAAAATTATTGAGAGTAATGTGTTTAATATTTGCAGATTTAATGATCGTTTCTTTAATGGCAAAAGCACTGTTTCCCGATAACCCGAAACTGAAACATCAACGAGTAGAGAAAGATTAA
- a CDS encoding MFS transporter yields the protein MNKLFRSYIHSFGGLRKEIWLLALITLINRAGTMVIPFLSLYLTKSKGFSLEEVGWILSFFGLGSVTGSWLGGKLTDKFGHYRTMAGSLMLSSVFFVLLQFPESFWGICIGIFMVMAVADIFRPAVFVAISAYSKPQNRTRSVTLIRLAINLGFSVGPAIGGLIIATAGYSRLFWVDGITCMAAGILLLKLLHPKRAISEPEMEISSTSTAFKDRNYLLFIAAMIIFGFIFIQYFSTMPLFYSAFHHLDEKQIGLLLGLNGLLIFLFEMPLIKFMESRKHSLITYIIIGIVLTALSFLIINFTDWTGILILAMLLLTLGEMIAFPFSNSFALNRSDGKKKGSYMALYSIAFSVSHIFGHNSGMHLIDLLGFTGTWYIMAGLAILGCLLLVWLKIRLKSEAV from the coding sequence ATGAATAAGCTTTTTAGATCATACATCCACTCTTTTGGAGGTCTGCGAAAGGAAATATGGCTATTGGCCCTAATTACGCTCATCAACCGGGCCGGCACAATGGTCATTCCTTTTTTATCACTGTATTTAACCAAAAGCAAAGGCTTTAGCCTGGAGGAAGTAGGTTGGATCTTAAGTTTTTTCGGCCTGGGATCGGTCACCGGCTCCTGGTTGGGTGGCAAGCTCACCGACAAATTCGGACATTACAGGACGATGGCAGGAAGTCTTATGCTTTCTTCAGTTTTCTTTGTGCTACTTCAGTTCCCAGAAAGTTTCTGGGGAATTTGCATTGGAATTTTCATGGTAATGGCCGTAGCCGATATATTCAGGCCAGCAGTTTTTGTCGCCATAAGTGCCTATAGCAAGCCGCAAAACCGTACCCGTTCTGTGACGCTGATAAGGCTGGCGATAAACCTCGGATTTTCGGTGGGCCCGGCCATAGGCGGACTTATTATCGCAACGGCCGGATACAGCAGATTATTCTGGGTTGATGGGATTACCTGTATGGCTGCCGGAATTTTATTGCTGAAATTACTACATCCCAAAAGGGCCATCAGCGAACCAGAAATGGAGATCTCCAGCACCTCAACCGCTTTTAAAGACAGGAATTATCTGTTGTTTATAGCAGCCATGATAATTTTCGGCTTTATTTTTATCCAGTATTTCTCTACGATGCCCCTGTTCTATTCGGCATTTCATCACCTTGATGAAAAACAAATCGGACTTTTACTGGGTCTCAACGGACTCCTGATCTTTCTTTTTGAAATGCCGCTTATAAAGTTCATGGAATCGCGGAAACATTCCCTGATAACCTACATCATCATCGGAATTGTTCTTACAGCCCTGAGTTTTCTTATAATCAATTTTACCGATTGGACAGGAATTCTCATCCTGGCCATGCTCCTTCTTACCCTTGGAGAAATGATCGCCTTTCCGTTTTCAAACAGTTTCGCTTTAAACCGTTCTGACGGAAAGAAAAAAGGCTCCTATATGGCTTTGTACAGCATCGCTTTTTCGGTAAGTCATATCTTCGGACATAATTCCGGGATGCACCTGATAGACCTGCTGGGATTCACCGGTACCTGGTACATAATGGCAGGCCTCGCCATTTTGGGATGCTTACTGCTGGTCTGGTTGAAAATTAGACTAAAAAGCGAAGCTGTTTAA
- a CDS encoding DUF1684 domain-containing protein: MFNSVLFAQEKEIVEDVREFQKELNEEFRNPETSPLDKDDLAEFKELDFFEIDPDFRVKAELVRTPAEPPFMMKTSTDRTPVYVKYGELYFTLKGKKFKLNVYQSQELKQDPEYYDYLFLPFTDLTNGISTYGNGRYIDLRIPETNEVVIDFNKAYNPYCAYSGRYSCPIPPEENDLDIEIPAGVKSYKDH; the protein is encoded by the coding sequence ATGTTTAATTCCGTGCTTTTTGCACAGGAAAAAGAAATTGTTGAGGATGTAAGGGAATTTCAAAAAGAGCTAAACGAGGAATTCAGAAATCCGGAAACATCCCCTTTAGATAAAGATGATCTGGCAGAATTTAAGGAACTGGATTTTTTTGAAATAGATCCCGATTTCAGAGTGAAGGCCGAACTGGTAAGAACTCCGGCCGAACCTCCATTTATGATGAAAACAAGTACCGACAGAACTCCGGTTTATGTGAAGTACGGGGAGCTCTATTTTACGCTAAAAGGAAAAAAATTCAAACTTAATGTATATCAAAGTCAGGAATTAAAACAAGATCCTGAGTATTATGATTACCTGTTCCTGCCTTTTACTGATCTTACGAATGGAATTTCAACCTATGGCAATGGCAGGTATATCGATTTGCGTATTCCTGAAACCAATGAAGTTGTTATTGATTTCAATAAAGCTTATAATCCTTATTGCGCATACAGCGGCAGGTATTCCTGCCCCATCCCGCCCGAAGAGAACGATTTGGATATAGAAATACCTGCAGGTGTAAAATCATATAAAGATCACTAA
- a CDS encoding porin yields MKAITKSKLLKFIFLIPMAIYTSHLVAQEEEKPKFTINGSVDAYFRTNFNGLNKSLELVGGDPAEFTPAAPATSFANDPGFAFGMANVILGYEGDKVGFVADLVFGPRGEDAVFLSQPSTNIVNQLYVYYKVNDALKFTLGNWNTFLGYEVISPAGNFNYSTSYMFSYGPFSHTGLKADFSFDDHWTGMLAVMNPTDYTEFNPIGKYSFGGQLGYSNDSGSAYLNLLYGEQSLSDNALFQIDLTTGWNLTEAFYLGLNTTYQDTDGTGFYGVALYPQVSLSDSFALGMRGEYFKELKDGGVVYGADTSVTAITLTGSYSTGGLTIKPEFRIDSVSDDYPAFLNKDLNPTSDLASFLVAAIYAF; encoded by the coding sequence ATGAAAGCAATTACAAAATCAAAATTACTAAAATTTATTTTTCTAATTCCCATGGCCATTTACACTTCCCATTTGGTTGCACAGGAAGAAGAAAAACCAAAATTCACCATCAATGGGAGTGTTGATGCATATTTTAGAACCAATTTCAATGGCCTCAATAAATCATTAGAACTTGTAGGGGGCGATCCTGCTGAATTCACACCGGCAGCACCGGCTACTTCTTTTGCCAACGATCCGGGTTTCGCTTTTGGTATGGCTAATGTGATCCTGGGATACGAAGGCGATAAAGTAGGATTTGTTGCCGATCTTGTTTTTGGACCGCGAGGCGAAGATGCGGTTTTCCTGTCCCAGCCTTCTACCAATATTGTTAACCAGCTATATGTTTACTATAAAGTGAACGATGCTTTAAAATTCACTTTGGGGAACTGGAATACTTTTCTTGGCTACGAGGTAATTTCGCCGGCAGGAAATTTTAATTATTCCACTTCTTATATGTTCTCATACGGCCCATTTTCGCATACCGGTTTGAAGGCCGATTTTAGCTTCGATGACCATTGGACCGGGATGTTGGCCGTTATGAATCCTACAGATTATACCGAATTTAACCCCATAGGAAAGTACTCTTTTGGCGGACAGCTTGGCTATTCTAACGATTCCGGAAGTGCTTATTTAAATTTGCTGTATGGAGAGCAGTCTCTTTCAGATAATGCACTTTTCCAGATTGACCTTACCACCGGATGGAATCTTACCGAAGCTTTTTACCTCGGACTTAATACTACCTATCAGGATACAGATGGCACCGGATTCTATGGAGTGGCTTTATATCCGCAGGTTTCACTTTCCGATAGTTTTGCCCTTGGGATGAGGGGAGAATATTTTAAAGAACTGAAGGATGGTGGTGTGGTCTATGGAGCCGATACCAGCGTTACTGCCATTACTCTTACCGGAAGCTATTCAACCGGAGGTCTCACCATAAAACCTGAATTCAGGATCGACAGCGTTTCAGATGATTACCCGGCTTTTCTGAATAAAGATTTAAACCCAACCAGCGATCTCGCTTCCTTTTTAGTGGCCGCGATCTACGCCTTCTAA
- a CDS encoding ammonium transporter translates to MEVNAVLDLMWIVVAGILVFFMQAGFTLVEVGFTRAKNTANIIMKNLMDLCIGSLAFWVIGYTLMYGEDIGSFIGSPSLFYNVREDMHNLFFQTVFCATAATIVSGAIAERTKFSTYLIFSLLMTTVIYPISGHWVWQGDGWLTGLGFIDFAGSTVVHSVGGWAALVAAAMIGPRIGKYSADGKSNAIPGHNMLYGALGVFILWLGWFGFNPGSELAISGESAFNVAGIVITTNLAAAAGATTSLFLTWARYGRADISMTLNGALAGLVGITAGCAAVSPFGSFIIGIISGAVVVFSIEFIDKIIKVDDPVGAISVHGVVGAVGTLCVGLFATDGGLFYGGGIHQLWVQFIGVASIGAWAMLTTFIVMFILKKTIGLRVTEQEELEGLDMHEHGVDSYPEFGTDK, encoded by the coding sequence ATGGAAGTAAATGCTGTTCTAGACTTAATGTGGATCGTAGTTGCCGGAATCCTGGTATTCTTTATGCAGGCCGGTTTCACACTGGTAGAAGTGGGGTTCACAAGAGCAAAAAACACCGCGAATATTATCATGAAGAACCTAATGGACCTTTGCATAGGTTCACTGGCTTTCTGGGTCATTGGTTATACGCTCATGTATGGCGAGGATATTGGAAGCTTTATTGGTTCTCCCTCTCTTTTTTATAATGTGCGCGAAGATATGCACAATCTGTTTTTTCAAACAGTTTTCTGTGCTACCGCAGCGACCATCGTTTCAGGGGCTATTGCCGAAAGGACCAAATTTTCAACTTATTTGATCTTTTCCTTATTAATGACCACCGTGATCTATCCTATCTCTGGCCATTGGGTATGGCAGGGAGACGGATGGTTGACCGGTCTTGGATTTATCGATTTTGCCGGTTCTACCGTAGTGCACTCCGTTGGCGGATGGGCTGCACTGGTAGCCGCAGCGATGATCGGCCCCCGAATTGGAAAATATTCAGCTGATGGTAAATCAAATGCTATTCCTGGTCATAATATGCTCTATGGTGCACTCGGGGTTTTTATTCTATGGCTGGGCTGGTTCGGATTTAACCCAGGCTCAGAACTGGCGATTTCAGGAGAAAGCGCTTTTAACGTGGCAGGAATCGTAATTACTACCAATCTTGCCGCCGCAGCAGGCGCTACCACTTCCCTCTTCCTTACCTGGGCCCGTTATGGCCGTGCTGATATTTCCATGACCCTGAACGGAGCCCTTGCCGGACTGGTAGGGATCACCGCCGGTTGTGCTGCGGTTAGTCCTTTTGGTTCTTTTATTATCGGGATCATTTCAGGAGCCGTGGTAGTCTTTTCTATTGAATTCATAGATAAGATCATTAAAGTAGATGACCCCGTGGGTGCTATCTCTGTTCACGGTGTCGTAGGTGCCGTGGGAACTCTTTGTGTGGGATTATTCGCAACAGATGGCGGTCTGTTCTACGGTGGCGGAATTCATCAGCTTTGGGTTCAGTTTATAGGCGTTGCTTCTATTGGCGCCTGGGCGATGCTCACCACTTTCATTGTAATGTTCATCCTGAAAAAGACCATTGGATTGCGAGTTACCGAACAGGAAGAACTCGAAGGTCTTGACATGCATGAACATGGAGTGGATTCATATCCTGAATTTGGGACCGATAAATAA
- a CDS encoding P-II family nitrogen regulator, whose translation MKKIEAIIRKSKFDEVKKALHDTEVNFFSYWDVTGVGNEKQGHVYRGVSYSTSDIQRRYLSIVVSDEFVEKTVKVILETAKTGTVGDGKIFVTPVDEAYRIRTGEKGTDSLN comes from the coding sequence ATGAAAAAAATCGAAGCAATCATTCGGAAGTCAAAATTTGACGAAGTAAAGAAAGCACTTCATGATACTGAAGTAAACTTTTTTAGCTACTGGGATGTAACCGGTGTGGGGAATGAAAAACAGGGCCATGTGTATCGTGGGGTTTCATATAGCACCAGCGATATCCAGCGAAGGTATCTTTCTATTGTAGTATCTGATGAGTTTGTGGAAAAAACCGTAAAGGTCATTCTGGAAACTGCAAAAACCGGAACTGTAGGTGATGGGAAAATTTTTGTCACTCCTGTAGACGAAGCTTACCGCATTAGAACCGGTGAAAAAGGTACCGACTCTCTTAATTAA
- the crcB gene encoding fluoride efflux transporter CrcB, which translates to MIKNLFLVFLGGGLGSSFRYLLGRYLNPGNLIPYGTFIANVGGCLLIGIILGWALKTQSLNSPANMLLGVGFCGGFTTFSTFAFENYALFKSGDYFPFFLYFFGSLLIGILAVTVGIFISKLF; encoded by the coding sequence ATGATTAAAAATCTCTTTTTAGTTTTTCTGGGAGGAGGTCTGGGAAGCAGCTTCCGGTATCTATTAGGAAGGTATTTAAATCCCGGAAATCTTATTCCTTACGGCACTTTTATTGCCAATGTTGGGGGTTGCCTGCTTATAGGAATAATTCTAGGCTGGGCCTTAAAGACCCAAAGCCTGAATTCACCGGCAAACATGCTCCTGGGGGTAGGCTTCTGCGGAGGTTTTACCACTTTTTCGACTTTCGCTTTTGAAAATTACGCACTTTTTAAATCGGGAGACTATTTTCCCTTTTTTCTTTACTTTTTTGGCAGTTTACTCATAGGAATTCTGGCTGTCACCGTAGGAATTTTCATCTCAAAGCTATTCTAG
- a CDS encoding SRPBCC family protein yields MKILKYLFFLFLIFIIGASIYIATKDGKYQIEQQQLIYGPREVVFNKVNKLTSWKQWEAWSQQSEDMILNYGEKIQGEGASFSWSSDELEDGSITTTNVKPFTSIDQELVLENTLGQTRSDVYWEFDTQGDSTRVTWGIKGDESFMEKVAFTFQDRDLKDIMQPLMKKSLENLQDAVRKEIQSYSINVEGITQHSGGYYLYIATGSRLSQVPKQMMDIAKQVSEYMQSNGIEKAGSPIVLYNEINFQKNTAIYSAGYFTQSEIITPAESTILSGYLPNQRMLKTTLKGDYKYLQRTWDSAYAYINRNNLELSNEGQPLEVFVTGVKDHANPAEWLTQLFIPLAPETEQNLTND; encoded by the coding sequence ATGAAAATACTCAAATACCTGTTCTTTCTTTTTTTGATCTTTATTATTGGCGCATCAATTTATATCGCGACCAAAGATGGGAAATACCAAATAGAACAGCAGCAGCTTATTTATGGCCCCCGGGAAGTTGTTTTTAACAAAGTAAATAAACTCACCAGCTGGAAACAATGGGAAGCCTGGTCACAGCAATCGGAAGATATGATTCTTAACTATGGAGAAAAAATCCAGGGTGAAGGTGCCAGCTTTTCATGGAGTAGTGATGAACTGGAAGACGGCAGCATCACAACCACTAATGTAAAGCCATTTACCAGTATTGATCAGGAACTTGTTCTTGAAAATACTCTGGGACAAACCAGGAGCGATGTTTACTGGGAATTCGATACCCAAGGAGATAGCACAAGGGTTACCTGGGGCATTAAAGGAGACGAGAGTTTTATGGAAAAGGTAGCCTTTACCTTCCAGGATCGCGATTTGAAAGATATCATGCAGCCTTTAATGAAAAAAAGCCTGGAGAACCTTCAGGATGCGGTGCGCAAAGAGATACAAAGCTATTCCATCAATGTAGAAGGAATCACCCAGCACAGTGGAGGCTACTATCTATACATTGCCACTGGTAGCAGACTTTCACAGGTTCCAAAACAAATGATGGATATCGCAAAGCAGGTTTCTGAATATATGCAGTCAAATGGCATTGAAAAAGCGGGAAGTCCTATTGTGCTTTATAATGAAATCAATTTTCAAAAGAATACAGCGATTTATTCAGCCGGATATTTTACACAAAGTGAGATCATCACCCCGGCTGAAAGCACGATCCTTTCCGGTTATCTTCCAAACCAACGTATGCTTAAAACTACCTTAAAAGGAGATTACAAGTACCTTCAGCGCACCTGGGATTCGGCTTATGCCTATATCAACAGGAATAATCTGGAATTAAGCAATGAAGGACAACCTCTTGAAGTTTTCGTCACAGGGGTTAAAGATCACGCCAATCCTGCAGAATGGCTTACACAACTGTTTATTCCCCTGGCTCCCGAAACTGAGCAAAATCTTACCAATGATTAA
- a CDS encoding nucleoside triphosphate pyrophosphohydrolase family protein, protein MKKSIAAVKEFHEAFGLGIKEHPIASLGRDKNLLRFNLMKEENEEYLEAATNNDLAEVADALGDMLYILCGTIIEHGMQHKIEEVFEEIQASNMSKLGADGKPIYREDGKVLKGPNYFKPDIGKILSKED, encoded by the coding sequence ATGAAGAAATCTATCGCTGCTGTTAAAGAATTTCACGAAGCTTTTGGGCTGGGAATCAAAGAACATCCCATTGCCAGCCTGGGAAGGGATAAAAACCTTTTGAGGTTCAATTTGATGAAGGAAGAAAACGAAGAATATCTAGAAGCTGCCACTAATAATGATCTGGCCGAAGTAGCCGATGCCCTGGGAGATATGCTGTACATTCTTTGTGGAACGATCATAGAACATGGAATGCAGCATAAAATTGAAGAGGTTTTTGAAGAAATACAGGCCAGCAATATGAGTAAACTTGGTGCAGACGGCAAGCCGATTTATCGTGAAGATGGCAAAGTTTTAAAAGGGCCTAATTATTTTAAACCCGATATAGGGAAAATACTTTCCAAAGAGGATTAA